The genomic DNA AGCATGAGCGTTCGCGTCGTCACCTGCGTCGGCTCGGCGGTGGCGCCGTATGTCGACGACCTGGCGCGCCTGCGCATCGAAGTGTTTCGCGATTATCCCTATCTCTACGAAGGCGATGACGCCTATGAGCGGCGTTATCTGGAGGCCTATGCGGCCTCGTCGCGCAGCGTGTTCGTGCTGGCGCTGGACGGTGCCAAGGTGGTGGGCGCGTCGACGGGTATCCCTCTATCGGACGATGGCGAGGCATTTCATCAGCCATTTCGAGCGCGGGGCATCGCAGTGGATGACGTTTATTACTTCGGCGAGTCCGTCTTGCAGCCGGCGTATCGTGGGCAAGGTCTGGGGCATCGCTTTTTCGACGAACGCGAGGCCCATGCGCAACATCTGGGTGGCTATGCGATGACCGCCTTTTGCGCGATCGAGCGTCCCATTGACGATCCTCGCCGGC from Dyella sp. GSA-30 includes the following:
- a CDS encoding GNAT family N-acetyltransferase, giving the protein MSVRVVTCVGSAVAPYVDDLARLRIEVFRDYPYLYEGDDAYERRYLEAYAASSRSVFVLALDGAKVVGASTGIPLSDDGEAFHQPFRARGIAVDDVYYFGESVLQPAYRGQGLGHRFFDEREAHAQHLGGYAMTAFCAIERPIDDPRRPTDYRSNDMFWHKRGYERQDAMFCTLKWTELGDSEQSEHRLRFWLRPLTV